A single window of Clostridia bacterium DNA harbors:
- a CDS encoding NAD(P)H-hydrate dehydratase has translation MKLVTAEEMGRLDRLSSSEYGIPTLLLMENAGLRVLEVIRRHFSEHLRGRRVLIFAGKGNNGGDGLVVGRHLLNAGAEVKVFLLARPEEVRGDAAVNLAIYQKMGGKLFPLLEDKDLQRVDVSLLYAELAVDAIYGTGFRGAASGLAARVIEMLSQSRVPVAAVDLPSGLEADTGRVNGPCVSATYTVTFALPKLGLYLYPGAAHVGRVVVADIGIPQALVGAQPLNRELVTEEWVRERLRPRRPWSHKGDYGHVLVVGGSPGLTGAVVMAAEGALRSGAGLVTAAVPAALHSVLEEKTLEVMTLPLPGGEVLQGSEALAAVEEFSRRCQAVALGPGLGRHPGTQSLVRQLLPRLRCPLVLDADGLNALAGHLGVLREVRVPAVLTPHPGEMARLLETSSARVQEDRIGTAERAARDWGVTVVLKGARTVVASPSGATYLIATGNPGMATGGSGDVLTGIISGFLAQGMPAEEAAAAAAHLHGAAGDAALAERGQRALTAGDLLAYLPRVLKQTEGVD, from the coding sequence GTGAAACTGGTAACGGCCGAGGAAATGGGTCGATTGGACCGGCTCAGCAGCAGCGAGTACGGGATACCCACCCTGCTCCTGATGGAAAACGCCGGCCTGCGGGTGCTGGAGGTGATCCGCCGCCATTTCTCCGAGCATCTGCGGGGAAGACGGGTTCTGATCTTCGCCGGAAAGGGCAATAACGGCGGGGACGGGCTGGTGGTGGGGCGCCACCTGCTCAATGCCGGAGCCGAGGTGAAGGTTTTCCTCCTGGCCCGGCCGGAGGAGGTGCGGGGCGACGCAGCGGTAAACCTGGCCATCTATCAGAAGATGGGGGGGAAGCTCTTCCCGCTGCTGGAGGACAAGGATCTGCAGAGGGTGGACGTGTCGCTCCTTTACGCCGAGCTGGCTGTAGACGCCATCTACGGAACCGGCTTTAGGGGCGCGGCCTCGGGCCTGGCGGCCAGGGTTATCGAGATGCTGTCCCAGTCGCGGGTGCCGGTGGCGGCCGTGGACCTGCCTTCGGGCCTGGAGGCGGACACCGGGCGGGTAAACGGGCCCTGCGTTTCCGCCACCTATACCGTGACCTTTGCCCTGCCCAAGCTGGGTCTTTACCTGTATCCGGGAGCGGCGCACGTGGGTCGGGTGGTGGTGGCGGACATAGGCATTCCGCAGGCTCTGGTAGGTGCCCAGCCGCTGAACCGGGAACTGGTCACCGAGGAGTGGGTGCGGGAAAGACTGCGGCCCCGCCGACCCTGGAGCCACAAGGGCGACTACGGCCACGTGCTGGTGGTGGGAGGCTCTCCCGGCCTGACCGGGGCGGTGGTAATGGCCGCCGAGGGGGCGCTGCGCAGCGGGGCGGGCCTGGTCACGGCGGCGGTTCCGGCCGCCCTCCATTCCGTGCTGGAAGAGAAAACGCTGGAGGTCATGACCCTGCCCTTACCCGGGGGCGAGGTACTGCAGGGTTCCGAGGCCCTGGCCGCCGTAGAAGAGTTCTCCCGGCGCTGCCAGGCCGTGGCCCTCGGTCCGGGCCTGGGCAGGCACCCGGGCACGCAGAGCCTGGTCCGCCAGCTCCTCCCCCGCCTGCGCTGCCCCCTGGTGCTGGATGCCGACGGGCTCAACGCCCTGGCCGGCCACCTGGGCGTGCTGCGCGAAGTCCGGGTGCCGGCGGTACTGACCCCGCATCCGGGCGAAATGGCCCGGCTGCTGGAAACCAGTTCCGCCCGGGTCCAGGAAGACCGTATCGGCACCGCCGAGCGGGCGGCCCGCGACTGGGGGGTAACGGTGGTGCTCAAGGGGGCCCGTACGGTGGTGGCCTCGCCCTCCGGAGCCACCTACCTCATAGCCACGGGTAACCCCGGCATGGCCACCGGTGGCAGCGGGGACGTACTTACCGGCATCATTTCCGGTTTTCTGGCCCAGGGGATGCCGGCCGAAGAGGCGGCGGCCGCGGCCGCCCACCTTCACGGCGCCGCCGGCGACGCCGCGCTCGCCGAACGGGGCCAGCGGGCTCTTACCGCCGGCGACCTTCTGGCCTACCTGCCGCGGGTGCTCAAGCAAACGGAAGGAGTAGACTAG
- the glmS gene encoding glutamine--fructose-6-phosphate transaminase (isomerizing): MCGIVGYVGGQDAVSILLDGLRRLEYRGYDSAGLAVLDGQGIKVVKSAGKLERLGRTLQQLPRLSGSLGIGHTRWATHGEPTDCNAHPHTDCGQRVAVVHNGIIENYGELRRWLAAEGHRLVSDTDTEVLPHLVEHYYQGDLLEAVLEAAGRLEGSYALAVICQAEPGRIVALRKDSPLVVGLGDGENFLASDIPALLPHTRRTLVLSDYEAADLHRDEVRVLDLRGRPAEKEVFFVNWEPQAAEKGGYPHFMLKEIHEQPQAARDALRGRLDHQAGQVLLPELGSYSGRLSEVDKAVIVACGTAYHAGLVGQRLIEALAGLPAQAELASEFRYRNPLIGPRTLVVLVSQSGETADTLAALREARRRGAFTLGVVNVVGSSIAREAEAVLYTRAGPEIAVASTKAFVTQLLVLTLLALYLRRVRRPDRTDDGERVGLLDGLPARIEEVLELSGRVQELVPAFGLHPNCFFIGRGLDYPVAMEGALKLKEISYLHAEAYAAGELKHGPLALIEQGVPVVAVATQSELRDKIISNAKEVKARGGYLVALAPGSDRGVWSEVADAVLALPECPGWLAPAVAVVPLQLLAYHAAVARGCDVDQPRNLAKSVTVE, encoded by the coding sequence AAGTCGGCGGGCAAGCTGGAACGCTTGGGACGGACGCTGCAGCAGCTACCCCGGCTGAGCGGAAGCCTGGGGATCGGACACACCCGGTGGGCCACGCACGGCGAGCCCACGGACTGCAACGCCCATCCGCATACCGACTGCGGGCAGCGCGTGGCGGTGGTGCATAACGGCATCATCGAGAATTACGGTGAACTGCGCCGGTGGCTTGCCGCCGAAGGTCACCGCCTGGTTTCCGATACCGATACCGAAGTCCTTCCCCACCTGGTGGAGCATTATTATCAGGGCGACCTGCTGGAAGCGGTGCTGGAGGCGGCAGGACGGCTGGAGGGGTCGTATGCCTTGGCGGTAATCTGCCAGGCCGAACCGGGCCGGATTGTCGCCCTGCGCAAGGACAGCCCCCTGGTGGTGGGGTTGGGCGACGGCGAGAACTTCCTGGCCTCGGACATTCCCGCCCTCCTCCCCCATACCCGGCGGACGCTGGTGCTTTCCGACTACGAAGCGGCAGACCTGCACCGGGACGAGGTGCGGGTGCTGGACTTGCGGGGACGTCCGGCAGAAAAGGAGGTCTTCTTCGTAAACTGGGAACCTCAGGCGGCGGAAAAGGGCGGCTACCCCCACTTCATGCTGAAGGAGATCCACGAGCAGCCGCAGGCGGCCCGGGACGCTCTGCGAGGCCGGCTCGACCACCAGGCCGGGCAGGTTCTGCTCCCGGAACTGGGCTCCTACTCCGGGCGGCTGTCGGAAGTGGATAAGGCGGTCATAGTGGCCTGCGGCACCGCCTACCACGCCGGCCTGGTGGGCCAGAGGCTGATCGAGGCCCTGGCCGGGCTGCCGGCACAGGCCGAACTGGCCTCGGAGTTTCGTTACCGTAACCCCCTAATCGGGCCCCGGACCCTGGTGGTGTTGGTGAGCCAGTCGGGTGAAACGGCCGATACTTTGGCGGCCCTGAGGGAAGCCCGCAGGCGGGGTGCATTTACTCTGGGCGTGGTGAACGTAGTGGGCAGTTCCATCGCCCGGGAGGCCGAGGCGGTGCTCTATACCCGCGCGGGTCCGGAAATCGCCGTGGCCTCCACCAAGGCCTTCGTAACGCAGCTGCTGGTGCTTACCTTGCTGGCTCTTTACCTCCGCCGGGTCCGCCGTCCGGACCGGACCGACGACGGGGAACGGGTGGGCCTGTTGGACGGTTTGCCCGCCCGCATAGAAGAGGTGCTGGAACTGTCCGGCCGGGTGCAGGAGTTGGTCCCGGCCTTCGGCCTTCACCCTAATTGTTTTTTCATCGGCCGGGGGCTTGACTATCCGGTAGCCATGGAAGGAGCACTCAAGCTGAAGGAGATTTCCTACCTTCACGCCGAAGCCTATGCTGCCGGTGAACTAAAGCACGGTCCTCTGGCACTCATCGAGCAGGGAGTGCCGGTGGTGGCGGTGGCCACGCAGTCGGAGCTGCGGGACAAGATCATAAGCAACGCCAAGGAGGTCAAGGCCCGGGGCGGCTACCTGGTGGCCCTGGCTCCCGGTTCGGACCGCGGAGTCTGGTCCGAAGTGGCGGACGCGGTCTTGGCCCTGCCCGAATGTCCGGGCTGGCTGGCACCGGCGGTGGCGGTGGTGCCCCTGCAGCTTCTGGCCTACCACGCCGCCGTGGCCAGGGGCTGCGATGTGGACCAGCCCCGGAACCTGGCCAAGAGCGTTACCGTGGAGTAG
- a CDS encoding holo-ACP synthase translates to MSPVGGVGVDLVEIERVERAWRRYGARFLRRLFTAAEQEYCLARGRPAASLAARLAAKEAVLKALGVGLGSCRWSDIEVRTDAAGRPILRLEGAARRRAAELGVASWHLSLSHGRDYALAVVVAERG, encoded by the coding sequence GTGTCCCCGGTAGGCGGCGTGGGCGTGGACCTGGTGGAGATCGAGCGCGTGGAGCGGGCCTGGCGACGGTACGGCGCCCGCTTTCTCCGCCGGCTTTTCACTGCGGCCGAGCAGGAGTACTGCCTGGCCCGGGGCCGGCCGGCGGCCTCGCTGGCGGCGCGCCTGGCGGCCAAGGAGGCGGTGCTCAAGGCCCTGGGCGTAGGTTTAGGCTCGTGTCGCTGGTCGGACATCGAGGTCAGGACCGATGCGGCGGGCAGGCCCATCCTGCGGCTGGAAGGTGCGGCGCGCCGGCGGGCGGCCGAACTCGGCGTCGCATCCTGGCACCTGTCGCTCAGCCACGGCCGCGACTACGCCCTGGCCGTGGTGGTGGCCGAGAGGGGGTAA